From Oceanotoga teriensis, the proteins below share one genomic window:
- a CDS encoding GlsB/YeaQ/YmgE family stress response membrane protein, translating to MRKFVLIISFLIIIILTFLMFFLGKNIIFGIIGSIVGIFIGFFVGKGIGIAGIISKGGFGKNGSIIFAIIGAIIGALIGLNF from the coding sequence ATGAGAAAATTTGTACTTATAATTAGCTTTTTAATAATAATAATTTTGACATTTTTAATGTTTTTTTTAGGTAAAAATATTATTTTTGGTATTATTGGGTCAATAGTTGGAATATTTATTGGTTTTTTTGTAGGAAAAGGCATTGGTATAGCTGGAATAATTAGTAAAGGTGGTTTTGGAAAAAATGGCAGTATAATTTTTGCGATTATTGGTGCTATAATAGGTGCTCTAATTGGTTTAAATTTTTAA